The Mycolicibacterium mageritense genome contains a region encoding:
- a CDS encoding DUF1254 domain-containing protein produces MSPDNFARAESDLYFANLVQDGGFGQFLHIRELTPIDHQVVIRQNRDTLYSAAVFDLDAGPVTVTLPDSAGRFMAIQVISEDHYTTQVAYAPAELTLTRDGVGTRYVVAAVRTLVDPRDAADLAAVHGLQDVISVTQRQQGSFSVPDWDPVSQKTVRDALVTLAGTLPDTKRMFGTPADTEPVRHLIGSANAWGGNPEHDALYLTVTPPANDGSTVHRLTVKDVPVDGFWSVTGYNSDGYFTPNPQNAYSVNNITATAEPDGTVVIQFGGADAANLLPITDGWNYVVRLYRPRPEILDGSWTFPAAEPV; encoded by the coding sequence GTGAGCCCCGACAACTTCGCGCGCGCCGAATCCGACCTGTACTTCGCCAACCTCGTGCAGGACGGAGGGTTCGGGCAGTTCCTCCACATCCGGGAACTCACCCCGATCGATCACCAGGTGGTGATCCGGCAGAACCGCGACACCCTGTATTCGGCGGCGGTGTTCGACCTCGACGCCGGCCCGGTGACCGTAACCCTGCCCGACAGCGCGGGCCGCTTCATGGCGATCCAGGTCATCAGCGAGGACCACTACACGACGCAGGTCGCGTATGCGCCTGCCGAACTCACCCTGACCCGCGACGGCGTCGGCACCCGCTACGTGGTGGCGGCGGTCCGGACGCTCGTCGATCCCCGCGACGCCGCCGACCTGGCGGCCGTACACGGCCTGCAGGACGTCATTTCCGTCACGCAACGCCAGCAGGGCAGCTTCTCGGTGCCGGACTGGGATCCGGTCAGTCAGAAGACCGTGCGGGACGCGCTGGTCACCCTGGCCGGCACGCTGCCGGACACCAAGCGGATGTTCGGCACCCCCGCCGATACCGAGCCGGTGCGCCACCTGATCGGGTCCGCGAACGCCTGGGGCGGCAATCCTGAACACGACGCGCTGTATCTGACGGTGACGCCACCGGCGAACGACGGCTCGACCGTGCATCGGCTGACCGTGAAAGACGTTCCGGTGGACGGGTTCTGGTCGGTGACCGGGTACAACTCGGACGGCTACTTCACCCCGAACCCGCAGAACGCGTATTCGGTGAACAACATCACGGCGACCGCCGAACCGGACGGCACCGTGGTCATCCAGTTCGGCGGCGCCGACGCGGCCAACCTGCTGCCGATCACCGACGGCTGGAACTACGTCGTGCGGCTGTACCGTCCGCGGCCGGAGATCCTGGACGGTTCCTGGACGTTCCCGGCCGCGGAACCGGTCTAG